From Clostridium sp. SY8519:
ACCGCCAGAAGCAGCTGGCGGTAAGGACCAGGGAGCAGAACCGTCAGATCCGTCAGATCAGCTGGGCTTACCAGCAGCAGAAAAAGCATCCGGCGGCACGTACGCTGCAGGAATCCAGGGAACTGGAGCTGACCAGCCTGATGGAAGAAGGAAACCTGGAAAACGCTCAGATTCTTCTGAATGATCTTCTGGGAAATATCTATTTTTCTTCCGACAACAATCTGGAACTGATTAAAATCCGGGTGACGGAACTGATTACCGTTGTTTCCCGCCGCCTTTACCGGAGCGGGTATACGGATGAGAGTTTCTTTGACCTGGTCAATGAGTTTCAGAAAAAAACCGCATCCTACAAGGACGCAGATGATTTAAGCTACGATCTGTCCCTGCTTCTGGAACAGATGATTCATTTAATCCGGGAACATGTCTATCCGAAATCCGGCTATCAGGTAAAAAAATGTCTGGAGTACATTCACCGAAATTACCGGGACAATGTAACGCTGGAAGATGCAGCTGCGTATTCCTCTACCAGTCCCACCTATCTGTCCCGGCTGTTCAAGGCGGAAACAGGCGTGGGATTTGCCGCGTATATCAATCATCTGCGACTGAAAAAAGCTAAGGAACTTCTGCTGGACACTACGCTGAGCCTGGCTGAAATTTCCACAGAATGCGGCTACAGCAGCCAGCAGTATTTTACCAAAGTGTTTAAAAAAGAAACCGGCAGGACGCCGGCCAGTTACCGCAATACGGTCAGTCAGCAGCGCGATCCGGATTAGAAGCAGCTTCCGCCGGTATATCCGATTCTCTGATCAGAGGCACTTACTACAGAAAACTTTTTTAAACGTTTCAGCAGTCCCTGCTTTTTTCCTGTTTTGTACACAGAAAGAAAAAGCAGGGATATCTTTTTGTTGCGTTTTGTATATTTTTGCCTTATGGTAAGTATGCGGAAGTTAATATTTTACAAAAGATACAAAAAAAATTATTATACGCATTGTATCATTCTCAGTACAATTTAGATAATTCAGGAACTCGAAAGAAATTGCAGAACGAAAGGAGTCAGATATGATAATTATCGGAGAAAAGCTGAACGGAGCGATTCCGTCTATGGCCAAGGCCATTGAAGCAAGAGATGCCGATCATATCCGGGATCTGGCAAAACGCCAGACCGAAGGGGGAGCTGATTTTATTGATGTGTGTTCCTCTGTGGTAGAAGGGGATACCGAGGTGCTGAAGTGGATGATCGAACTGGTACAGGAGGTCAGTGATGCCAGAATCTGCATCGACAGTCCCAACGCCCATTCGATTGTGGATGTGATGAAATACTGCAGCAAGCCGGGACTGATCAATTCCGTGTCTCTGGAAGGAGACA
This genomic window contains:
- a CDS encoding PocR ligand-binding domain-containing protein, which translates into the protein MNTEGYFHKLNHTLDLFANAVGIGTTLLDLDGNVVEHFGHICAYCSMFRQNALLCERCNGYHTEAGEQAARFGECYYFYCYNALACASIALYRAGRYVCSVLIGPVLLEYPDTDTMNDIIAYGAMNQASRALLYQYLEDIPVLTPERFYYTGELLSQLMSSYLDDRQKQLAVRTREQNRQIRQISWAYQQQKKHPAARTLQESRELELTSLMEEGNLENAQILLNDLLGNIYFSSDNNLELIKIRVTELITVVSRRLYRSGYTDESFFDLVNEFQKKTASYKDADDLSYDLSLLLEQMIHLIREHVYPKSGYQVKKCLEYIHRNYRDNVTLEDAAAYSSTSPTYLSRLFKAETGVGFAAYINHLRLKKAKELLLDTTLSLAEISTECGYSSQQYFTKVFKKETGRTPASYRNTVSQQRDPD